From Roseateles sp. SL47:
CCGAAGGCTTGCGGGACCAGGGGCTCAACGTGCTGCTGATGATCGATTCCCTCACCCGCCTGGCCCGTGCGCAACGCGAGATTGGTCTGGCGGCCGGCGAAGCGCCGGCGCGTGCGGGCTTTCCGCCTTCGGTGTATGCCCTGATGCCTCGCTTGATCGAGCGGGCGGGCAATTCCGCCGGAGGCTCCATCACGGCGCTCTACACCGTGCTGCTGGAGGGGGAGCTTCGCTCGGACCCGATTTCGGAAGAGGCGGTGTCGCTGCTGGACGGGCACATCGTGCTGTCGCGCAAGCTGGCGGAGCAGGGGCAGTATCCGGCCGTCGACGTGCTGGCCAGCCTCAGCCGGGTGATGTCCAACATCGTCCCGCGCGAGCACACGCAGGCGGCAGCGCGGCTGCGGCAGGTGCTGTCGGGCTATCGGGACATGGAATTGATGGTGCGCTTGGGGGAATACCGCAGCGGCCAGGATCCTGAGACCGACCGCATCGTGGCCGCCTATCCCAAGGTGATCGACTTTCTGCGTCAGGACACACGCACGCCGACGCCCATGCCGGACAGCCTGGCCCGCCTGATGGCACTGGCCAGCAGTGCAGCATGAGCCGTCCGGCGCTGGGGGACCGTCCTGCGCGCTGGCCCCATGAGCTGGCGGCGGAGCCGGCCCCGGACGCTCGACTGCCGCCGCTACGGGCCATCGAATCGCTGGCGACGCGGCGGGCCCGGCTGGCGGAGGCTGCGCTCGCCCGGGCCCGGCACGCCCAGGCTCTTGCGCGACAGGCGCTGGAGGCGGCTCGCCAGGCGCTCGACGAGCGGGTGAGCTTTGTTGCGTCGGAACGCGCCCGGCTGGTGGTGGAGCGGCAGAACAGTGTGGAGGCCTCGACCGCCCTCAAACGCTGGCGCGAAGCAGACCAGCAGCTGATCAACAGCATTCCACCCTGTCGAGCGCTTGTGGCCCAGCGCCAACAGGCGCTGGAGGCGGCGGACCTGGCCTTGGTGCGTGCTCAGGATGAGCATCGGAAACGCAGCAAGCGCCGCGAAAAATTCGACATGCTGATCGACACCCTCATCGAAGAGGCGTGAGGTCGCTCAGGGGGTGTCGAACATGGCGGTCCCCAGCGCATCATCCACTTCCGCCAGCAGCCATTCACCCACCTTCGGTGTGTCGCCGGCATCCCCGTTCTCATCGCCGTCGCTGTCCCAATCACCGGGCGGATGCAGCAACTCCGGTGCGAGACGTTCATATTCTTCCAGCACCCGAAACAGCAGTGCCGCAGCACGATAAGTGTGCTCCGGAATCGGCTCGCCCGCCTTGCCACTGGCCAGCAGATGCCGCGCCAGTGCCACGTATTTGATGATGGGCACCCGCTCCTCCCGGGCCATGCGGCGCAGGTCCCGCGCGTCATCGTCGGTGGTCGCGGCCATCAGGACCGGCAGATCCATCGATTCCGGCTCATAGAGCAGCGCCACGGCAATATGCTCCGGGTTCACCACCACGGCACTGGGTCGTTGCTTGCCCTTGCCGCCTGGAGCGTCTTCCAGTGCGATTTCCTTGGCCGTCTGCTTGCGCATGCCCTTGAGCATCGGGTCGCCTTCGCTTTGCTTGTAGTCCTGCTTCGTCTCGCTGACATCCATGCGCAGCTGTCGCCAGACCAAATAGCGCTGCAGCAGGATGTCGGCGATCATCAGGATGATCAGCACCACCACGCATTGCATCAGCAGCGAATGCATCAGGGCGAGCGTCAGCGACCAGCCTTGCGCTGGACTCAACCGGTAGGCCTGTGCCAACAGCGGGAATTGCTCGCGCAGCTCCAGATAGACCATCCAGAGCAGCAGCCCGCCTTTGATCGGGCCCAGGAAGGGGACCAGCAGCTTCTGGGCGGAGACCAGTTGCTGCAGATTGTTCCCGATGTCGAGTTTTTCTAAGCCCTTGGCCAGCGCCTTTGGCGCGACGTTAAAGCGGGTCTGGGCCAGGGTGGTGATGGCCGCCAGCAGCATGGGCATCAC
This genomic window contains:
- a CDS encoding EscU/YscU/HrcU family type III secretion system export apparatus switch protein; translated protein: MGEKTLPPTPQRIQQAREDGQVGVSEEAVRIIKLLVMAEFAFAIEPWWRRMLSDMLDAALLAVSSHQPIQLRPSWDTVLPVALSLLLLAVMPMLLAAITTLAQTRFNVAPKALAKGLEKLDIGNNLQQLVSAQKLLVPFLGPIKGGLLLWMVYLELREQFPLLAQAYRLSPAQGWSLTLALMHSLLMQCVVVLIILMIADILLQRYLVWRQLRMDVSETKQDYKQSEGDPMLKGMRKQTAKEIALEDAPGGKGKQRPSAVVVNPEHIAVALLYEPESMDLPVLMAATTDDDARDLRRMAREERVPIIKYVALARHLLASGKAGEPIPEHTYRAAALLFRVLEEYERLAPELLHPPGDWDSDGDENGDAGDTPKVGEWLLAEVDDALGTAMFDTP